CCTTTCGGACGGCAAGCCCTACGACGACGACGAATACGAGGGACGCTACGCGGTCGAGGACTCGCGGCAGGCCATCGTCGAGGCGCGCGCCCGGGGCGTGCACCCCTTTTGTCTGACGGTGGATGCGGAGGGCGGCACCTACCTCCCGCGGATCTTCGGCGCCACGGGGCACGTGATCCTGAACCGCGTGGACCAGCTTCCCCGCGCGCTCCTGGCCGTCATCCGCGAGATCTTCCGTCGCTGACCGAGGATCGGCGTGTCATCCGTGGATCTTCTCGTTCCGCTCCAGCATCTCCACCAGCGTGGCGATCCGCTTGGCGCGGGTCTCCGGCTTCTTGGCCGTCTGCACGCGAAAGAGGATGGCGTAGCGGTTGGCGCCGTTGAGCGTGGCGAAGAACGCCTTCGCCTTGGGATTGGCGTCGAGCGCGGCCTGCAGGTCGTCCGGAACGCTGGCGGTGCTCGCCGGGTCGTACGCGGCGTCCCAGCGCCCGTCCGCCTTGGCGCTTTCCACGGCCTGGATGCCGGCCGGCTTCATCCGCCCCGCATCGATCAGCGCCTGGATCTTCTCGCGGTTCACCTTGCTCCAAATGCTCCTGGCCCCTCGGGGACCGAACTTCTGGAGGAAGGAGTGCTCGTCGAAGGTCTTCTTCTGGCTGTCGATCCACCCGTAGCACAGCGCCACGTCCAGCGCCTCGGCATACGAGACGGAGGAATAGGGCGCGCCCTTCTTGGCCAGCCGAAGCCACGCGCCGGGCGAGTCGGCGTGGTGCTCGTCCAGCCACGCGGCCCACGCGGCCTGGTCGTCGAACAGGATGATCGGCAGTTCCGGAGCAGGTGCTTTCATGATGGTGGCACAAGTTCAAGGTCGCGCCACAATGTCCGACCTGGCACGAGAGCATCCAGTCCACGAAGGTGGACTTCGTGTGGTCGTTGCAGCGAATTCATTCGCCCGCGGCCCGAGGCCTCGGCTGATGTGGCGGGTCCGAGGCCTCGGCTTTGGTGACGGGTTGGAGGCCTCGGCTTTGTGACCGCTGCCGCGCCTTGGCTTCGTGCCGGCCGCGGCTAGATCCTTCGGCGCGCACCGGACGGTGCTTGGGCTGGTCCGGTGAGCTTGCGCCTCTGGATGACAGGCTGCCCGCGCGTCTGCAGGACAGGTGGCCGTGCCTCTGGATGACATGTTGCGGAGCGTCAGACGACGGAGGTGCGTGACCTACACCATGCGGCGCGCCCAGAGGAAGATGCGGCGCAGCTCGCGCTCGTAGCTGCGGCGGCCGGACATGTCGTTGCGGGCCACTCCGCCGTTGCCGAGTG
The Longimicrobium sp. DNA segment above includes these coding regions:
- a CDS encoding YdeI/OmpD-associated family protein — its product is MKAPAPELPIILFDDQAAWAAWLDEHHADSPGAWLRLAKKGAPYSSVSYAEALDVALCYGWIDSQKKTFDEHSFLQKFGPRGARSIWSKVNREKIQALIDAGRMKPAGIQAVESAKADGRWDAAYDPASTASVPDDLQAALDANPKAKAFFATLNGANRYAILFRVQTAKKPETRAKRIATLVEMLERNEKIHG